TGTTAAAGATACCAGATTATTGAAATAGTATACAATAAAAAGCAGTCTATAATAAGTAATGATTAGCAAAATGCattaaataaacaatacaaacaagTGAAATCAAACAAATGCTTGAAAttaaaaaatggataaatgaataaatggatgcaACTCCCATAAATAGCGAACTATATCACACAAACAATATGGACAACACCAATAACAGAGTCGAGATAACATCACCACCAACGTCTTTCAGCCCAAAGCCTCGGACCTCCCCGTGATGGTGTGGATTCATGGAGGAGCTTTTACCCTGGGTTGTGCTGAACAatactcgcctctccctctcctcaccaggGATATAGTGCTCGTCTTCATTCAGTATCGCCTGGCCACATTGGGTTTGTATTTGTGATGAGAAAGAGGTCTGCGTTAATGGATcaagggaaggaaagtggaagcTAAATACGGGAGAGGGCGTGGGTGTTATGGTTTACTCTATCTTGCTTATGGTTAAGATTGGAAACAGAGTTAGGATTGGAAGCTCTACTCTGATATACGATGGAATACAGTTAACATTCATTTCACTTGTTTATTGTCAAAGGTTTCCTGTCGACGGAAGACGCAGAGCTCCCTGGGAACTTAGGCTTAAAGGACCAGACTCTAGCCCTTCGCTGGGTGCAGGACAACATCAGAAACTTTGGTGGCGACCCAGATCAAGTTACCATCTTCGGCGAGAGCGCTGGCGGGGCGTCGGTGCACTACCACGTCTTGTCTCCGATGTcaaaaagtattttttattttttatctatttatatctgaaatgtcttagagttttttttttgtgtgtgtgcttctaatgtcttttttttttttttttttttttttttccctttgtaccTGTAATGTCACAAaatatttttccatttctttgtgcATCCAATGTCAAAAAGtgttttatatttccatttgtcCCTCCAGTATcgagaagcatttttttttcatatttcctgtTTACAGTGCATGCTATTTACCAAACTCTATATACCCCCAGCAAAGGGAGATCATCGTCTGTCTTGATTTCCCATTCAGATTTGTTCAAACGAGCCATCATGCAATCGGGGACGTCCCTATGTCCCTGGGCACTGAGGGAAGACCACAGGGAGGTACTCACCAAACTCATTCCCCTGTTCAACTGTTCAGGGGGCGACCATACATCCGGATCCCTGGACAGTGCAGCGACGGTCGCTTGCCTCAAGAAGGTTCCTGCAGACAAACTTACTTCCGTACAACTTGCCTTTAATGTGAGTgactcctgtttttcttttcttttttttctttttttaattatggtaactattatttttcattatcattctttatttgcTCCATCCACGTTGTTCTTGGCCATGTAAAAATAgtagtttatttttcttacttgatACTTCccaaaagacaagaaaatggaTATTTTTTACCATCAAAGGTCGTTAATTCAGCTTTAATGCATAGAGTAaaaatcttttatattttctattacatATCACCATACTCATTACATCTGTAAACTCAAAAGCAGTAACAGCCACCTGAAATTAACACCCAAACTTAAATTTCCATCAGAACCTTCACTATTTCTCACATTTTATGTAAACTTTTGGGTCCTCCTCCTTCAGGTATGGAACGGGAACCCCACCGTGATGCTGCCCAGGGTCGACGGAGAGTTCTTGCCCGACCATCCGGCTGTTCTTCTGAGGCAAGGAAACTTTCACAAGGTCGACCTCATCTTCGGCATCACGAAGCACGAGGGCGAAATCGCCGCCTTAAGTATTATCATcgtctatttttttgtattatgaattattaatattattatcataaatgccatcattacttttattgttattattattattattattattattattattatcattattgtcattattattgttattattattattattgttattattattattattattattattaatattattatcattatcattatcattatcattatcattatcattatcattatcattatcattatcattattgtttttatcattatcattatcattatcattattactactatttttcttattattattattattattactattaatactatcattattattattgttgttattattattattatcattgttattattattattatcattgttattattattattattattattattattattattattattattattattattattattatccttgccattattattactactaatactattattattattgttattattattattattattatcattattattgttattattattattattatcattattcatctgtCTTGTAAATAAGTCGTGGTGaaacataagtttatatatttttgatgtacctttgtatacaaatatatatatatatatatatatatatatatatatatatatatatatatatatacacatatatatatatatatatatatatatatatatatatatatatattatagatatgttatatatacatatatatttaacatatatataatatatatattcatattatatatatttatatatataatatatatatatatatattttctatatatatatatatatatatatatatataggtaatatatgtgtaatatatatatatatatatatatatatatatatatataaactatatatatgatatatatatatatattcataaatgtatatgtatttatatatacatacatacatgtgcgtgtgtgtgtgtgtgtgtgatgtatatgtatatgtatgtatatatatataaatatatatatatatatatatatatatatatatatataaatatatatatatgtatatatatatgtatgtctgtatatatatatttgtatatatatatatatatatatatatatatatatatatataatacctatgtgtatatataaatatttgtatatatatttatatatatatatatatttatccatatatgctatatatgtgtatatatatatatatatatatatatatatatatatatatatatatatatatatatatctgtgtatatatatatatatatatatatacaaaaatatatattgttatatatatatatatatatatatatatatatatatatacatgctatatatgtgtatatgtacatatatgtatgaatatgtatgtataaatatttttatatatatgtatatatatatatacatatatatatatatatatatatatatatatatatatatatatatatatatatagatatatatatatgttatatattatatatgtatatatatatatatactatgtatatatatattcatatatatacatgtatatgtgtatatatatacatatatgtatatatacatgtatatacatatgtatagatagagagatagatagagagaaagatatatatgtataatgtataaatatacatatatatgatatatacgttcatatatgtatgtatatgtatatgtatatatatatatatatatatatatatatatatatttatatatgatatatataactatatatatatatatatatatatatgttttatttatatatattcatatatatatacatatatatatgcatatatatgtataatgtataggtatacgtatatattatatacacgtatatatatgtatgtatttgtatgtatatgtatatatatatatgtttatataatatatatatatatgtttatataatatatatatatatatatatatatatatatatatgtatatgttatatatatatatatatatatatatatattcatatatatacatatatatgtatatatatatatatatatatatatatatatatatatatataatatgtatacatatgtgtgtgtgtgtatatatatatatatatatatatatatatatatatgtatacatatatatatatatatatatatatatatatatatatatatatatatatacatatgtgtatgtgtgtgtgtgtaaataataataataataatatatatatatatatatatatatatatatatatatgtatatatatatataaatatatatgtgcatatatgacaaagcgacaaaaattacaaaacaagTAACCCCTTCACTCCTGATTCCAACCTTTAAATTCCAGTGACCATAGGCAATAAGGAATTGAGCAGGAGTTTGGCGGAGAACTTCAGCCAGAACGGACCGGCGGCACTCTACCTCGACCCGTGGGACGATGACCCTGAGTACTTGGCACGTCGAGCCTTCCACCACTACCTGGGGCCTTTGGAAGTCACAGTGGATAAGGCCGATGCTTTTATGGAGGTACGGGGTCTGATGTGGAGGCTTGTACTGGGTGTCTGATGTGGAGTGTGGATTAATGGTTTTCGTTCATTAAATGGGTAATTACGTATAAAAGGATTTATATGAATGGTACGTAGCAAAGAGGAAAACACTGCAGgtaggtaacacacacacacacacacacacacacacacacacacacacacacacacacacacacacatatatatatatatatatatatatatatatatatatatatatatatatatatattatacatatatatatatatatatatatatatatatatatatatatatattacatatacattacatatacataaatatatatatatatatatatatatatatatatatatatatacatgacatatgtgtgtttatatatatatatatatatatatatatatatatatatatatatttatatatatatatatatatatatatatatatatatatatgtttatatacatatgtatatatatacatatatatatatatatatatatatatatatatatatatattacatatagagtacatatacataaatatatatatacatgacataaaaacatacacgtacacatacacatatgtacgtatgtatatacatatgtgaatatatatgtttatgtgtctgacacacacacacacacacacacacacacacacacacacacacttacgcatgcTTGTACGCACggacgtacgcacgcacatatatacattgagagatagatagatagatagacagat
The sequence above is drawn from the Penaeus chinensis breed Huanghai No. 1 chromosome 33, ASM1920278v2, whole genome shotgun sequence genome and encodes:
- the LOC125043094 gene encoding venom carboxylesterase-6-like, whose product is MRPGKADSSTALRLFLSLSLPSEISGSRRDPLPAEGWTGVRDGSAVTPKCPQLSVSTYLSGDRIVVEGQEDCLYLSVFTPQPKASDLPVMVWIHGGAFTLGCAEQYSPLPLLTRDIVLVFIQYRLATLGFLSTEDAELPGNLGLKDQTLALRWVQDNIRNFGGDPDQVTIFGESAGGASVHYHVLSPMSKNLFKRAIMQSGTSLCPWALREDHREVLTKLIPLFNCSGGDHTSGSLDSAATVACLKKVPADKLTSVQLAFNVWNGNPTVMLPRVDGEFLPDHPAVLLRQGNFHKVDLIFGITKHEGEIAALMTIGNKELSRSLAENFSQNGPAALYLDPWDDDPEYLARRAFHHYLGPLEVTVDKADAFMELMGDIMFTTCFVDAVEEHTKSAAFGYHIYTYELEHIGEHKMLELFFGPSPDFAKNWVGHGDDLQYLFSSMLGNKTMTNNEDLFVRRIMLDLWVNFASTGNPTPDLSLGFKWTPMSHPRDSQLAINLIPFMKDFSYHQVYDFWRNMPTKKNKLLYPKRFSMCHS